Within Columba livia isolate bColLiv1 breed racing homer chromosome 22, bColLiv1.pat.W.v2, whole genome shotgun sequence, the genomic segment CGCGATGCTGAAGGCTCCTCGGAACCATTTACGGGGGCAAGTGGCCTTGTGGGGAGTGCACAGAGAGGGCCCGGCGGGGGGTTCAGTCTCACGGGTGAAGCCGGAGCCTCCAGAGAAGGCGACGCGATGGCCGCAGCACCCCGTGGGTACCCCCAGCTCTGCGGGGCCGGGAGCCCACGGTGGCTTTGTGGAGCATCACCCACCGGGGGGGCTGCGTCGGTCCAACCCCCCCTCGCCTGGCACCGGCTCCCCCGAGCAGCCCGGCCCCGGCGCTGAGCGGGAGCGGAGGGAGGCGGTGGGGAGATGGTGCAGTGGTGCCCGCGGTGCAGTGCGGGGCGGCCGGGCAGCGGGCGAACGGCTCGCagggaggaaagcaaaacaagggggTGTCCGGAGGAGATGCTTTGCAGATGCTCCTTTTAAACCCCCAGCAGCTTGTTACCTCCTGGGTGTTTTTTGCAGGCGATGCCACACCTCCCgaggacactggggacatcgGGTTTTGCTGAGCTTAGCAGCTTCTCGCCGTCGGACCAAAGGCATCAGCCAGACGCTCATCTGCCCTGAAGTGCAGATCTGCAACCGCCACCAAGAAgactctgtctctctgtctctctgtctctctctctctctccagtcCAAACCATTACAAGACCCGACTTCCACCATCTGGGAATCTCACCCCTTTTATgtcccttctcctttttctaCGATGACTCaccattatttttaactttgaaGCAAGAGGAAATTATGGGGATCTTGGAAGCCCGTGTTTCTCTCTAGGATTTTCCCCAGGGGTCAGATAATCGGTGTTACTAAGAGACACTAAGATTTGGCTTCTCCAGGTaatgtgcttttgttttctgtgtgccaTGGCGGTTTGCAGAGAATGGCAGGAGCCGGGACCCCGGCGCTCGAGGAGGGGACTGCGGTGATTCGGGGGGCCCGGGGCAGCgcggagctgcaggcagggagcgCGGCATGTGCTTTGTGGCCAGCGGCTGGAAATGAGGAGGGTACATGGCCTGGGATTTGCACGGTTAATTATTAACCCCTTGCTGCATGCCTGGAAATGAGCCGAGCCTGGTTTGCTACCCCCAGCACCCGCGAGGTCCCCTCCCCACTTCAGGGCTGGATggggttatttttcttccctcctttctcttccctttcccccaccgactttttatttttaatttgaatttttatttttaggaaaaagaaaaagttctgCTTTGCTAGTGCCGGTTTTTGCCAGGCTGGGTTTGAATAGGTGACGGTTCCTCAggtgttttctctcttccctctaaTGGGTTTAGACCGGAGTTCTTGAACTCTGTCCCGAAGTCGCCAGATTAACCCCCCGAGGAAGGGGATAGACGAGCTGGTGAAGGGAGCTGCTCTCCTCCCCCAACTTTAtgtcctctctctctttctcagcAGGGGcgattttctttccttttttattttttttcctttctttatttttttaaatttattttctctcttttttttttcctttttccttaacTACCATCCCTTCGCCTTTTCATGAGACTCTTCCAAAGCTCCGCACCTGTCCTTCCGCAGGATAGTAGCCCTGCCCTGAACCCGCTCCCACCACCGGGCAGAGTTTAGCATAAGGATTTCGGTTTCCAACCCCAATATGACAGTTGCTACCGGAGATCCTGCAGATGAAGCTGCAGCTCTTCCCGGTCACCCGCAGGACACGTACAACCCCGAGACCGACCACGAGTGCTGCGAGAGGGTGGTCATTAACATCTCGGGGCTGCGTTTCGAGACACAGCTCAAGACGTTAGCCCAGTTTCCAGAGACCTTACTGGGGGATCCTAAAAAGAGAATGCGATATTTCGACCCGCTCCGGAATGAGTATTTCTTTGACCGGAACAGACCCAGTTTCGATGCGATTTTGTACTATTACCAGTCCGGTGGGAGGTTGCGGAGGCCAGTTAACGTGCCCTTAGACATCTTCTCGGAAGAGATTCGTTTCTATGAACTGGGGGAAGAGGCGATGGAGATGTTTCGGGAGGATGAAGGCTACAtcaaagaagaggagagaccgCTGCCTGAGAACGAGTTCCAGAGACAAGTCTGGTTGCTCTTTGAGTACCCCGAGAGCTCGGGCCCTGCCAGGATTATAGCTATTGTCTCCGTCATGGTGATTTTAATCTCCATCGTCAGTTTCTGCCTGGAAACATTGCCCATTTTTCGGGATGAGAACGAAGACATGCACGGCAGCGGGCTGAGCCACCCCCCCTACTCCAACAGCAGCATGGGGTACCAGCAATCCACCTCCTTCACAGACCCCTTCTTCATCGTGGAGACCCTTTGCATCATCTGGTTCTCCTTCGAGTTCTTGGTGAGGTTTTTCGCCTGCCCCAGCAAGGCTGGGTTTTTTACCAACATCATGAACATCATAGACATCGTAGCCATCATTCCCTATTTCATCACCTTAGGGACAGAGCTGGCCGAGAAGCCGGAGGACGGTCAGCAGGGCCAGCAAGCCATGTCCTTGGCCATCCTCCGAGTCATCCGCTTGGTGCGGGTCTTCAGGATCTTCAAGCTGTCCCGGCACTCCAAGGGGCTGCAGATCCTGGGCCAGACTCTCAAGGCCAGCATGCGGGAGCTTGGCCTCttgatatttttcctcttcatcgGCGTCATCCTCTTCTCCAGCGCCGTCTACTTCGCCGAGGCCGACGAGAGCGAGTCCCAGTTCCCGAGCATCCCCGATGCCTTCTGGTGGGCCGTGGTTTCCATGACGACTGTTGGCTACGGAGACATGGTCCCCACCACCATCGGGGGGAAAATCGTGGGTTCCTTGTGTGCCATCGCTGGCGTATTAACGATTGCCTTACCGGTGCCCGTCATAGTGTCTAACTTCAATTACTTCTACCACCGGGAGACggagggagaggagcaggcTCAATATTTGCAAGTAACCAGCTGCCCAAAGATCCCCTCTTCCCCTGAcctaaagaaaagcagaagtgcCTCTACTATTAGTAAGTCTGATTATATGGAGATTCAGGAAGGCGTAAACAATAGCAATGAGGATTTTAGGGAGGAGAACTTGAAGACAGCCAATTGCACGCTAGCTAACACAAACTATGTGAATATCACCAAAATGCTAACCGATGTCTAGTCGCTAAAATCTAATACCGTATTTAAAGCTGAAGTGGAACAACTGCAGATATTGAGTGCTGCTCTGCATTGTAGTTAATACAGTATTTTCTACGGTGTATATTTGGTTCTGCATGGGAAGCAATAGCCGTGTAAGTGACTTTTAACCTTTGATTTCCACACTGAATAAGCGtttgtgcaaaaaaaataagaaaaaggaaaaaaaaaaaaagaaagcaaacacaaccaacaaaaagcaacaaccaTTTTGTTCCCCTTCTCCCATCCCAGGCTTGTGGGTTTCCAAAGACACGGAGAAATTGGGCATTTCGAGCAACGGGATGGGAATGCAGAGGGGGCAGCTCCGGGGTCCCACAGGCACCGGTCCTTGTCCCCTGGGGTGACAAAGCAGCTCCCAGGCGTGGGGACCGGCCGGGCAGGGTCAGGCAGAGCTTTAGGGAAGGGAAGATGTGTCCCAAAGGCTGGGAGGCTCAGGTTTGCGCCCCGGGAGCGCCGAGCGCATCGCCCAGGCTCGTGTTTCATAACGGCGAGTGCTGCATGCTGCAATAGTTTCAGCCACTGCAGTGTGCCAGTGTGAGGCCCAGGGGAGGGATCGTTAGCGTGACGGCACATTATTTGTTAAGTCTTAAATTTTCTATGCTAGGCATCGGGAGGGACGAGTAAATAAATCAAGCACTTAGatgtcatttattt encodes:
- the KCNA2 gene encoding potassium voltage-gated channel subfamily A member 2 is translated as MTVATGDPADEAAALPGHPQDTYNPETDHECCERVVINISGLRFETQLKTLAQFPETLLGDPKKRMRYFDPLRNEYFFDRNRPSFDAILYYYQSGGRLRRPVNVPLDIFSEEIRFYELGEEAMEMFREDEGYIKEEERPLPENEFQRQVWLLFEYPESSGPARIIAIVSVMVILISIVSFCLETLPIFRDENEDMHGSGLSHPPYSNSSMGYQQSTSFTDPFFIVETLCIIWFSFEFLVRFFACPSKAGFFTNIMNIIDIVAIIPYFITLGTELAEKPEDGQQGQQAMSLAILRVIRLVRVFRIFKLSRHSKGLQILGQTLKASMRELGLLIFFLFIGVILFSSAVYFAEADESESQFPSIPDAFWWAVVSMTTVGYGDMVPTTIGGKIVGSLCAIAGVLTIALPVPVIVSNFNYFYHRETEGEEQAQYLQVTSCPKIPSSPDLKKSRSASTISKSDYMEIQEGVNNSNEDFREENLKTANCTLANTNYVNITKMLTDV